A stretch of Desulfotalea psychrophila LSv54 DNA encodes these proteins:
- a CDS encoding RluA family pseudouridine synthase translates to MKELKIIYRDDHLVVVIKPGGLLSVPGRGPENSDCVSSRLQAKIPEMITQPAVHRLDMYTSGLMVYAVSKEIHRALSIQFQEQQVDKKYTALLEGCLQEVSGEIRLPFRVDLDNRPIQILDYQHGKMGITLWRKMDEKNGITRVEFTPMTGRTHQLRVHAAHAKGLGIPIIGDSFYGSGRDGDEMMLHAHQLSFTHPIIGEKLYFKNDPDF, encoded by the coding sequence ATGAAAGAACTGAAAATAATCTACAGAGACGACCATCTTGTGGTGGTGATAAAACCCGGAGGACTTCTCTCCGTGCCGGGACGAGGGCCAGAAAACAGTGACTGTGTCTCGTCACGACTCCAGGCCAAAATACCTGAGATGATTACCCAACCGGCTGTGCACCGACTGGATATGTACACCTCGGGTCTCATGGTATATGCAGTGAGCAAAGAGATTCATCGTGCCCTCTCCATCCAGTTCCAGGAGCAGCAGGTTGACAAGAAGTACACCGCCCTCCTCGAAGGGTGCCTGCAAGAGGTATCGGGGGAGATCAGACTGCCCTTCCGGGTTGACCTGGACAATCGCCCCATTCAAATACTCGATTACCAACACGGCAAAATGGGCATTACCCTCTGGCGTAAAATGGACGAGAAGAATGGCATCACCCGGGTGGAATTCACCCCAATGACAGGGCGCACCCACCAACTTCGGGTTCATGCAGCACACGCAAAGGGACTGGGAATACCAATCATTGGTGACAGTTTCTATGGTTCAGGTAGAGACGGCGACGAGATGATGCTTCACGCCCATCAGCTCTCCTTTACCCATCCCATCATCGGGGAAAAACTCTATTTCAAAAACGACCCTGATTTTTAA
- a CDS encoding spermine/spermidine synthase domain-containing protein: MTSGITIHKKSPTDVMHKIEEKTLYQKTGYKQHIEVRDDGTTRSLYFEKDTLQSSMDHVEPHKLSISYTRFMLLPLLLLKPKKVLIIGLGGGSFLRFFRHFLPEAHIEAVDFSAEVIKIAKEFFLINDEELHCCCGKHFLEETEEKYDLILVDAFDQQGMAKEIYCSEFFRLCHDHLQPGGAISCNTWSQNRSILQEVKDALSDHFSEAIYLPVPQRGNIIALTFKREIKWHQLHSRCPKVLAANEKFDMDFSSMISIARRANISLWKRLISTPCLHK; this comes from the coding sequence ATGACTTCAGGCATAACTATTCATAAAAAATCACCGACAGACGTCATGCATAAAATAGAAGAAAAAACTCTCTATCAAAAAACAGGCTACAAACAGCATATCGAGGTACGAGATGACGGCACTACCAGATCACTCTACTTTGAAAAAGATACCCTACAGAGCAGTATGGATCATGTAGAGCCTCATAAACTCTCCATAAGTTATACCCGCTTCATGCTCCTGCCCCTCCTCCTTCTGAAGCCCAAAAAGGTACTAATTATCGGTCTTGGGGGAGGTTCTTTCCTCCGCTTCTTTCGGCATTTCCTGCCTGAAGCACATATTGAAGCCGTTGATTTTTCTGCTGAAGTAATCAAGATCGCAAAAGAATTTTTTCTAATAAATGATGAGGAGCTTCACTGTTGCTGTGGTAAACATTTTTTGGAAGAGACAGAGGAAAAATACGACCTCATACTGGTCGATGCCTTCGATCAGCAAGGAATGGCAAAGGAGATCTACTGCTCAGAGTTTTTTCGTCTCTGCCACGATCACCTGCAACCAGGAGGAGCCATAAGCTGTAATACCTGGAGCCAAAACAGATCGATATTGCAGGAGGTGAAAGATGCCCTATCGGACCATTTCAGCGAGGCCATCTATCTGCCCGTTCCTCAGAGAGGAAATATCATCGCCCTGACATTCAAAAGAGAAATTAAATGGCATCAACTTCATTCACGCTGCCCAAAGGTGCTTGCTGCAAACGAAAAATTCGACATGGATTTTTCGAGCATGATCAGCATTGCTCGCAGGGCAAATATATCCCTGTGGAAGCGCCTGATAAGCACACCATGTCTGCACAAATAA